TGCGTTTAAAGGATATGCCTAAATCCAGTTTACCAGCAAGAATCttagtgatatttttttttgttgttgtacaaaATTGCTAAGGTTGCTGAGATCAGAGGCATTTGTCGCCTCAAAACTTCCAGATTGCACTGTTAGAGCAAGAACTCTATTGATTTTGAAGGCTAGACCCAAATCTGCAGTTTACCAGCAAGAATCCTATTCATTTTAGCAATACAAGCTGGTCAAGATTGATGAAATCAAAGGCAGTTGTCACCtctaacttctagaatatactGTTAGAATAAGAAGcctatttattttgaaggataGACTCAAATCCATAGGTTACCAGCAAGACTTCTGTTGGCTTTTAGCAATACAGGGTGGGCCAGGTAGCTGAGATCAAAAGCACCGTGAttcaaaactttaaaaatataatccTGTTGATTCTGAAGTGAAAACCCACATCCAGTTTACCAGCAAGAATCCTATTGGTATTTAGCACTACAAGATGACTTATTTTTAGGGCCCAAAAGTCTATTTTTCCATGCAAAACCTTTAAACTTCTCTATTTTTatgactagttttttttttttagttggcaCACAAAGGCTGCGAGTCGCTCACTTTTCCCCGCAGGAGGTTCTTGGCCACCGTTGATGGAGTTTGTAGTCAGGATGTTTGTATTTGTAAGTCCCAAAAACTCACTTTTGATGTAAAATTTTGTAAAAAGATAGTTAGGATTGACTTTATTCCCTTTCTGCTCTTGTTGTTTATCACACAGTCTGCTCTACAGTCTTAAACCACCCTAACATGCCAATCGGCATCCAAATCAAAGTAGTTTGTTCGCAAAAAGGCCCTTGATATGCAAGCAGAATCTAATTAAGCAAATGGCAATGGAACTAAAACAAGTGGCAAGGCTAACAAAATTGTTAGTACTAAGAGCTAAAACAAGGAATATCGAAATTTGTTTGCAAGAAGTTTGCAAAAATGTACTGATTTGAGGGTCGTGTCGAGCCAAAGGCAAAGGAACAACAAGAGAAAGTTGACAAATTCACAGCAATAACGGCACCTAACCTGTCACAAAATATCCAAATCAAACctatttgctcacaaaaagaTGGTCATTAGCCAGTGGTAACGGACAAAAGCAGGAAGTTGATACCGGCTGAAAAAAGAACGCTAATTAACTAGTCATGGAAGATCTaaatcaaagtcctttgttcacaaataAAGTTCTTATCCGCGGTTGAGTCCAATCAAGCTAACGGGAAGGAAATAGAAACAGGATGTTGCCACCcaccaaaataaaagtaatgCTAAACCAGTCAGTATCCAAATCAAAGCGCTGTATTCGTGAAAGGCCGGGTACCATGAACATAAACGAGGTAGCAaaacctaccaaaataaaagcaatagcGCTAAAGTTAGGGTAGCAACACTTGATGCTAGCTTACTATCCCCAATTGTGGGTGAGGCCTAATTTACAGTGAATGCCTCTTGCTAATGCCCGTCAACAAAATCGCGTCATCCCACAGGACATGCcccctttgaaaccctactaccGTTCTACCACGATCCTAATTTACTTGAAGGTCATGCCTGCAGTTGCTCCTCTTGTCCACCTGGTGCCGCTGTTTCACTGCTTGTCGTTTGCACTTAAGAACAAAATGACAGTCACATGAAGACAGTGAGCTTTTGCTTGGATGGAgtttctttcaatttttttgtacaaataattGTGATGCAGTTTAGTTTTGGGACTGTGAGGCACAATCACGCGCGTGTCCCCCTTTGACTCGTCTTTGTACTTTTTGCTACACACGTGGAGTATTATCCTTTGTATGACACCAACAACAATAAACTTTCTACATTTACACTTTTTGTACGTGCAACTCCACTTTATTCTTTGGGctctattgtatttttttatttttactattctTATTTGTATggatttcatatttatttagaatgttttttattttaacttgaaCACGTATTTCAatcgtgcggcacggtggccgactggttagagcgtcagcctcacagttctgaggttcaatccccgtccccgcctgtgtggagtttgcatgttctccccgtgcctgcgtgggttttctccgggcactccggtttcctcccacatcccaaaaacatgcattaattggagactctaatgtgaatgtgagtgcgaatggttggttgtttgtatgtgccctgcgattggctggcaaccagttcagggtgtaccccgcctcctgcctgatgacagctgggataggctccagcaagcccgcgaccctagtgaggagaagcggctcagaaaatggatggatggatggacggacgtaTTTCAATCTTAGTACACTGGACTTTGcgtttatttgtaaatatttttaatatgatattgcattttaaaatcattttataaTTCTCAAATCTTatgaatttattcattttaaattctTTGACGATTAAAATTTTAACCCTACATTGGACACATTGTTAGTATACtctgaaatatacatttatagatatacattttcaaattattttaaaatacattttaaaatcaactTTTGCATCAGCTGCATGTATCTGTTgtttataatttaaaatacaatattttgtgcttttattgctactatatattttatttgtatagcaagtgttttattttttaaattgtgccaTATACTTAATATtccatgtaaaaatatgacagGCCACTTCTTATTATGTGAGACGTTCATGGGCCATTGGGGGGCGTTGTataaattttgtgtgtgttttgcaggaAGTGATCCAGTTGTGTTGCTCAGGAGATAATCTGACATCTGGCGTGTAACCTGAAGATTACTACAGCAGATCTGCTGCTTAAAGCTCAACACCAACAGGAGACAGAAAACACAAACGCATCACAGGATTTCACCTCACTATGCTACCTTCAATCGAAAAACAAATGGCTTATTTACtatatttttaatgcatttgtCTCACAATATCATTTTGATGTAATTGATTATCATGACCCAAGGAAGAAGCcactcaatttttcattttgtttatctCGTTAGTTAGCTAACTTGCTAAGTAGTTATTTAGCTAGCTGGCTGGTGAAGTGTTTAGCTAGTTAGCCTGCTAAGGTTTAGTTAGTTTGCCATGTAGTGTTTTCGTCAGTTGGCTAGATAGCTTGCTTGACTATGAGttagtaaattaaaaataaagcacaCACAATATAGACAGTTGTCAGTACAGTATTAGGGGTGAAACGAATGTTCGTACGATGACTTCCGGTTGTGTCTTATTTTGAAGAACTCTGCCGGATGTAGCTTGAACTCGCAGCGTTTGCTTTGTGCGATTTACTCAGCAGGAGTCAACTGTGTGTGTTGACACTTCGCCAATTTGTGGACTTTTAAAGACTTTATAAGGATTATGTTGGGCCGGGAATTGGGCTGACAGACATTTTGCACTTTATTCGTGCAGCTTCTCTGGTTGTTTTCAAGTTGTCATGATGGCTGTGGAGGAGATGGTGGAGGTGacctgcatcatcatcatcatcatcatcgtcatcagagGAAAAGAAGAGGCTGGAGAGAGTTCCAAATGCTGACTGCACGGCATTATCACCATGGACATGATAGACCTCCTGGTTCTTGTGGTTCCGGTTCTGCTGGTCCACATGTGGCTCGCCGAGGCTCAGGTTCTGCGCATTGGtgagctcaacacacacacacaacccacacgcacacacacaagcgcgcGCGTGCGTTTCATTATTGCAATCTCACATTaggactttattttttaaatataagtaTATGACTATTCGTATTGTATTGTATCTAAAATGTGTATTCccacatattttctttttaagtctacatttaaaaaattgtatttacttAATATTGATACTATTTTAattgtatataaatattttgatcagttctttttttattttcaagttttctgttttattgtattattaactATTTATAAGAATGATTGATGgctgatgattaaaaaaaataatcaacaagtCTCCTAAagttttactgtacagtatttcaatatTTAGAATTATTCATTGCTTAATTTTGTAAGtctctattttattattacatatttctGGTAGTtcttcatgttttttaaaagtgcaactcgattgttttttttcatgaaaataatgTGCAAGtctcttgtttttattgttaaatatgCATAATAGTTcaatattatattaataattaagaataaatatattgttaaatatgcataatagtttttatttaaagatCTACTTAGTCATATATtgcatttattaattatttacaattgatcatatttaaatttttgcaaGTCTGTTAATGATATTTCAttgtttattaatattttataattatttaattgcAAATCTGCTAATTGCATGATTTAattatcaattaatcaatcaattattttgaactattaatattaattaacaAATGCAAGTCaacttttatttacttatttttcaatgAATCAACTGACAAAAAATATGCATCTAAAAatcgtttttaataaattttttcaCAGGCAACCTTAAGAAAtagatttaatttgtttttggacTTGTATGTTAGTGATGGTGCTATACTATATTCTGTGATACCAGGCGGGATCCTGGAGACGCGCGAGCGTGAGTTGGTGAGTTTGGACGAGTTGGCGTTCAAGTTCGCCGTTAACAACATCAACAGGAACAAGACGCTAATGCCCAACGTCACGCTCACCTACGACATCCAGCGCATCAACCCCAAAGACGGCTTTGAGGCCTCGCGCAGAGGtaactacaaaaatattttcttcttattgattattatatttaatttcacCACATCAGGGTACCTAACTAATTGGCAGACTAAGTGCTTAGATAGCTAAGTAATTGCAGAGTAACTATTTGCTTAGGATGCTAACTAGCTGACTACTTAGTTACTTAGCTAACGAGCTGAGTAGCTAACCAAGTGACAAGTATCTACTTAGCCTGCTAACTACATACCGAGCTAGCCTGCTAACTTACTACATAACAGACTAACTTACTAGTTAACCAACAAATGTAATACAAACAAACTCACCGAATAACTGGTTAATGTCTTCGAAAGTTAACTAACTAGCTAGCTGCCGACCTAATACACAATAAATGGAAGTCGTTATTATGAAGTGGACTATACCAATTGTGCAATACATTCTTACTTGGCCCATGATAGccagctaactaactaaccaaccaactaaCTAATGAATTTGTCCCTTTGCTTTGTCCAGTGTGCGACCAGCTGTCCCTGGGCGTGGTGGCCGTGTTCGGTCCGTCTCACAGCTCTTCCGTGAGTGCGGTTCAGTCCATCTGCAACACTCTGGAGGTTCCGCATATCCAGACGCGCTGGAAACATCCGTCGGTGGACAACAGGGACACCTTCTTCATCAACCTCTACCCCGAGTACGGGGCGGTCGCCAGGGCCCTGCTGGATGTGGTCAACTTCTTCAAGTGGAAAAAGCTCACCGTCGTCTACCAGGACAGCACTGGTACATCGTGACATTTTACACGGGCAGCACAAACTTTATTAAGCAATGGATCAAACATTTGCAGTTCGCTATATATTTGGCAACTTATCTGTTTAACTAAGTATCATTACACAACGGCCTGGCGCTCCATTAGTGCTTGGTTGAAGTGAACAAAATCAactgttgtgtttgttgtttagGTCTGATGCGCATGCAGGAGTTGATCAAGGCTCCCGCCAAGCTGAACCTGAAGATGAAAATCCGCCAGTTGACGCCCGGCAACCAGGACGCCAGGCCGCTCCTCAAAGAGCTCAAGAAGGACAAAGAGTTCTTCATCCTCTTTGACTGCTCCTACAGCATGGCCTCGGAACTACTCAAACAGGTTTCTTTAGAAGacaatattatttatatacagtcGTTAGTATTTGTTGTTAGCATGAGCTGTGAGGTCCTCAAGCAGGTCTCAGGTACAGTGTAACAAAattgtttactgtatatgtatgtctatatactatataaatatttactttaatatttttgttgcaaTACGACAGCTTTCGTCCATGGGAATGATGACAGAATATTACCACTTTTTCTTCACCACTTTGGTGAGTAGCGACAAGGAATACCGATGTACAATTTACTGTAGCCTatgtatagaaaatgtatggaaggaAGCCACTACTTCCTGCTTGGTGTAGGACTTGTTTGCGTTGGACCTGGAGCCGTACCGGTACAGCGGGGTGAACATGACGGGCTTCAGGCTGCTCAACATCGACGACCCCTGGGTAGCCTCCACCCTGGACAAGTGGGCCTTGGAGAGGTTGCAGGGGCCCAAGCAAGATGGCGGACTCATGGACGGCGTCATGACCGTAAGAAAATGCACTAGACTTTAACACGCTGTGCCCTACTAATTGCAAATgttggtaggtaggtaggtaggtaggtaggtaggttagggacaggggcaacaaaagactgggaaagttgaggaatgctcaaaaaacacctctGGAAAATtctacaggtgaacaggttaattggaaacaggtgagtatggagatggactgacacagagtggaaaagtgtgctgtggtctgacgaatgcacatttcaaattgtgatGATATGGAGTTTGCACATTAACCATCTTGTTTTCATAGTGccttcaattgaatataggtcggaaaggatttgcaaatcattgtattctgtttttatttaccttttacacaaggtcccaacttcattggaattggggtttgtaatatTTGTAGCACTGTGGTCTCACCATGTGTCCGTGTTACAGACTGACGCAGCTCTGATGTACGACGCCGTGTTCCTGGTGTCTGTGGCGTCTCAGCGTGCTACTCAGATGACCGTCAGCTCTCTGCAGTGTCACAGGCACAAGCCCTGGCGATTTGGACCTCGATACATGAACCTCTTCAAGGAGGTACGGGACTCCAGAGACAACATGTTTACTCACTTTTGACACCGGACTGACTGTTAACTACCAGACAAGTAGAAACAACTACCACTAACTCCACTATCTAACGACATAGCTagttaactaactaactaatcaatgcaaactaactGCTTCGGAATGCAGATAACTAGCCGACTGATTAACTAACTACCACTATTTAGCAGATTAACATCTTAAGCAGGCCAACTAACAAACTAAGTAACTAAGTACTACTACTGCACAACAAGTTAACTAATTACATGGTAACCCAGCTAGATAAATGActtagctagctaactaactaataACTATATAAATGACTAACTAAATAACTACTTACCGAGCTAGCTAGCTCACTAAGTTACTAATAAACCCACTATTTTAAtcgtcatacaagtgtaaaagaaGTTAACCGCTGTCATAGGCACAGTGGGACGGCCTGACGG
The DNA window shown above is from Phyllopteryx taeniolatus isolate TA_2022b chromosome 17, UOR_Ptae_1.2, whole genome shotgun sequence and carries:
- the LOC133467402 gene encoding glutamate receptor ionotropic, kainate 1-like isoform X4, coding for MDMIDLLVLVVPVLLVHMWLAEAQVLRIGGILETRERELVSLDELAFKFAVNNINRNKTLMPNVTLTYDIQRINPKDGFEASRRVCDQLSLGVVAVFGPSHSSSVSAVQSICNTLEVPHIQTRWKHPSVDNRDTFFINLYPEYGAVARALLDVVNFFKWKKLTVVYQDSTGLMRMQELIKAPAKLNLKMKIRQLTPGNQDARPLLKELKKDKEFFILFDCSYSMASELLKQLSSMGMMTEYYHFFFTTLDLFALDLEPYRYSGVNMTGFRLLNIDDPWVASTLDKWALERLQGPKQDGGLMDGVMTTDAALMYDAVFLVSVASQRATQMTVSSLQCHRHKPWRFGPRYMNLFKEAQWDGLTGHIVLNKSDGLRREFDLDIISLKEDGSARGVVEGVSRLTKRWMKIASWNSLKGMNLIEKSTTNNNNVTDSLANRTLIVTTILENPYVMYKKSDKELAGNDRFEGYCLDLLKELSNILGFTYEVRLVADGKYGAQNDKGEWNGMVRELIDHVADLAVAPLTITYVREKVIDFSKPFMTLGISILYRKPNGTNPGVFSFLNPLSPDIWMYVLLACTGVSCVLFVIARFTPYEWYNPHPCNPSSTLIQNNFTLLNSFWFGVGALMRQGQQKTTS